TAAATAGTAATGTTTCAATACCAACCTAGTGTAATGTACTGGAGCGACCGTGGCGCCACACCTATCATAGAGCGAGCCAACTATGACGGTACAGGACGTCAGACTCTGGTCTCAGGGGGCGAGTATCTCAACCAACCCAACGCCATCGCTCTCGACACAGTCGGTGAGATTCTCCCTCATTCGTCCCTTCTTCCTTCCTGTCGTtcttttataatcatttttctcttttttgtgtttttttaattacagctGGAAATGCGTGTTACTTCGTTGGGAGGATTTGATAAGTAATAGTAGTAGTATCTTTCATCCAATGGgtaggagatttttttttcacttaatcTGTTTATCTTTGTGAGCACATGTATGCGTGCAGGTGGCAGACTGTACTGGGCAGACGGAGGCACACATAAGATAGGCTGGGTGGATTTGACAGGCACGACGACTTCTGTGATTGTAACTGTAGAGGGTTCACTCTTCTACGGCATGGACATCTATCAGAACGACCTCTTCATATCTGACTGGCAGTCGGTAGATTTTCATGCATTTCGTTTACATGTCACTTTGTAAACTCACTGTCAGTCGGAAATGTTCTCATTATCAGtactaataatataattaaagtaCTATAGACATCATAATCTATTAAGTCCCAGAAATACAAATACGCAGCGAGTAAAGCATGTAACACTTTAAGGGTAGCTCCTCTATTGGTTGTTacaaactttttacatttttattcttctgaTGTTTGAAATTGAAGAAGATAAATATTGTATCTACGCATGTATTGATGTGTGTTTATAGTAATCCACACTCATTTTCCACTTCCAGTGACAACATTTTTAATACCAATGAGTCAGTGATACATCGCTATGGAACAAATGGGATAAAACAAAACGATGTCACGTGGTATAAAGGACAATTCAATGATATCCGTGTCTACGCAGAGGAAATAGAAGATAAAGGTACGAGGGCGGTATTAACAGCTGTTTATAGACATCAATAGTTTTACCTGGAAACACCATATAAGTGTAAGTAATGCGGCATTGTAATAAGCTCACACGTGAGTATTGATTTGAACCTTTAGCCTTATTATTTATCAAATTAAAggcaataaattattatttttgaccATTAAGGTTTTCACTTCGGGTATCTTGTCTCTTATCACAGGGCCAAACGGATGTGGAAACAACAACGGAGGGTGTAGTTATATCTGTATACCGACTCCTGGCAACAGAAGTAAATGTCTTACTGATGGCACAGAATCCAGTAAGTGACCAATAAATATTTGGCAATCAGTTCTAGTAATTTAAAACCATTTATCCAAAACTATAGACATACCACACTATTATATGTCTGATGTGACTTTTATAAATACTATTATTGTGCGCAAGAGGACTTGGAGGATACATTGACTGTATCATGAAACTTATTTGTCAAATGTTCACCGCATGCTTAATACACTTTGCGGTGATCAAATTTGcagcaacaataaataaaacacagacatgtaaaagtaaaataatttctgtatttTCGATTCGTGAAAACcaaaaaagctataaaaaaaaaaaaaaagctggagcGCGGTCATaagtaaaacaaagagaaaacagagagacGTACACTCAAGAGTGTGCGATCGACATTTCGTGTACAGATTTAAAATTTCAGTCTCATGTGGCAAAAGGAtcgaaatataaatatatagacatgaagatttttttttttttgcaattcaCAGGAAATACTTTTATCGTACTTTCAGAGCAAACTTACTCATAATAAAAAGTCAGAGCGGTGTTGTTAACTGATGTCCATGCATAACACGCTTTTGTCGTCGTCAATGGCTCGTGAGTCTTTGAACCTACTGAGCCACTCTCTCTGTCAAACTTTAGTCCACGCAGTCGGAAATAGTTTCACACACCTTTGTGGACAGCTTGTACAGACGGTCTTTACCAGTCACATCGGTAAAATGCGACACACCCCTCACACCATCACCAGAGACACGATGTCTAACACACGTGTGACAGGACTGGTGAATTTTGAGTCCTTACTGCTTGTACCCGTCTCTGTCTGAAATAATTGTACATACAGGTTCTGAAGAAACAAGCTAGAAACAACTACCAACTACCGTTCTCGCACCGAGTATTCTGTTTAATAAGACTGTAGGGTCACACATCAACACACTGTCGGTATAGACGAGGGCGGCAATCCCTGATGTCCGAGACCCCGAGCTACTCACAAATTTCTAAACGCCGATTGGATGTTGACACAGAACACCAATAAAAACGAAAAGAGGTCAAAAGTATAAGGCTGATGTTATCAAATGAAATggcagcaaaacattttttctctagCCAATGAAATCTTCTGTTgtattcataatttattttttcatcaaacCCCAGCAAGCACTGACGGCACAACTACATACAGTACACCGACATCACATGATTTGGTCACATCGAGCTCTACAGGTGAACCCACCAAATTACCAGGTAACCCTTAGCTAATTCTGTGTCAGTTCTCATTTTAGCAAAATGtttcctggacagacaatattTTCCTGATAATTACTTAAAACTTTTCGGGTGAGAATACAATACTTATACACAATTTACTATACGCTATACGACGacagtaagaaaataaattcagtATAAGGTTGTTGCCTTAGACACTattacctatatatatatatcaactaCATCACTACTTCATAGGAGGGTTAGTACGACTACTTCTGGTGCCGGGAATTGTCGTGTCCTTCTTGAGGTATCTCTCCCTAGTACCTCCACATTCTATAAATAGCAGGATATACGCGACGATCTGAGTGAAACATCGCTAGATGACAAAGACTGGGAGTGGATACATTTAGTGCAACATTAAAGAGGAATATCACAACTCGACCAGCCTCTCCATTCTTCCGATAAGCGTTAGTAACCGTTTCATAACCCTTGAACTCGGGTTAACGAGCAACAGGTTTGCTGGTCTTGCCTACGCCCCATTAATTAATAAACAGCTTGAACCGGAAAACTagcattttttttggtttgattttAATTTAGACTTCggcaaaattatttcaaaaagatAAGAACTTTAGTTACAAAATCTCTCTTTAAAAGTAACACATATATTATCAGAGGGAGCaacagatggagagaaagtgagaaCGCCACAAATTAGCAAGCTTTTACTCATCATTTATCAGAAAGATTGTAACATTGTGTACACACTATacaatgaatttttgttttgtttttcaggagCCGAATCTGCCATGACTAACACTGTGATCATCACTGTTGTCTGCGTTATGGCTGGTGTTGTAGTAGTTACTGTCGTTGTCGCaatcgtcgttgtcgtcaaaCTAAGACGTGAGCCACCAAGTGTCCAAAGAACAAACACTTTTCTCATCAGCTTTTACCGCCTTTTACTTCTGCACATACTGTATTCATTCACAAACATAGAAACTCATGCAGACCATAAAGCTGTCTTAGACACTAACATTAGAAGTAAACTTCTGTAGCAAACGGAATAAAAAAGAgtaaatgcaaagaaaaaacagataATTAATACAAAGATTAAgtaaatagataaaaataaaaaaataaataatttcgaTTCTGTTCATAATTATGAACgaaccagaaaataaaactgcctTTGTGACTACCCTATAATTGctcaaaatatatacataattattacaaaatatcaatatttaaaataaaaaataaccaaTTAGTGTTGACATAATTTTGACTATGAATTACAGCAACAGTTAATATTGCATAGTTACGGTCAAGCCATTCAACTAGCTGGAATCATACCTTTAAACCTTATCTCTTAATTCTCTAATACGAAATTCGGTGTGATGGTGATACAGAAGATTGAATGTCAAACACTTACTTCACCACCACGTGTGCTTTGCGCTGCTCTCTCTTTTTGTGACCACGATGACACAAAAGGGTTAAAcataaagtgtaaaataatataatgaaaactaagaaagaaaaatttctgtttgcAGTTCTTTTCAACAATTATAGTTGTTTAAAAAACTAGTAACAATGGAAAGATGATGATCAACGTGTCTGTGTGACTTGTGTCCACAGAGCGATGGCCGTTGataataattctttttaatgttgaaatgtTCAGGTAAAAGTGATTACAAACAAGATAGGGCTTCAACACGAAGAGGGACCAAGCCTGATATCCCATTGGAGCCACCACCCACCATATCACATACGGCCTTTGATGTTGTTGACAATATTTACAGCAAATCTCGACGTGGTAAAAGTGGAGACAACTGCAATGAAGCAGGTAGGACCACCGAGAGAACTATTCGTGATTATCAAGACAAGTCTAACAGGTCCATAGACGATTGGTGTCCTGATTATAACTTTATCTGCCTGAGACGAGGGTGAGGATGGAAGACCATTACTTTCATTAGTCAAGCCCTGGAATTCTTTCTGGAGTTGATATCTCTAAGGAGGGGAGCGAACTGATAGCTGGCTGTCTGCCTCCATACCTGCTCATTGTGGGTGTCAGGGTGGAGCAGTTGACAGATCGTCACACCAAGCAGGGTATACAGACTATCatcttaaattattattaaatgtgtgACTCTTGTGCATGTACCTCTTCTTGGATGATGATTTGTGCAGGTGAGAGGAACTGTGAACAACCTAAGATATTCACAATAAATAACCTCGTTCCTCCTATCCCAAGGGACCAACAAGTATTCACGCCCAATGAAGACTATGTAGATGTGGCATCTGTAAAAGAACCTGATTATGACGATTTTGTTTCTAGCCACGTTACAGGTAAGTTAACAAAGTAGCCAGTGTAATCAGGTgtgataaattttataaattaaaatacatggGTCTAGACTTCTAGAGAAATGTTATTTGTCCTCCTGTTCTTCTGATGTCCTGGTTTTCACTTATCCTGTTTAAACTTACCGTGTGTTATTGTCTCACCTGTCAGCAAAGTCTAGTCGACAGCATCTCAGGGTACATGTTCTCGGACGATGATTTGTGCAGATGAGAGCAACTGCCAACAGCCCGTGACATCCACCCAAGGGAAGCTACTTCCATACATGGCAAATAGGGAACAAGCGACCGCACCTAACGATGGTTATTCCAATCTGGGCAATAAAGAAGAAcatgattatgatgattttcATTCCGATCACAAACAGGTAGTTTCATGAAGTATGCAAGTTATTGAGATATATAAGAAATACGGCCATTTTGAAAACAACTGTACCTCATCTTCCTTTTTCGTATAAGAAATATATACcaggattaaaataaaatgggcAAACCGAAGATTTCATTGTAAATATAGGTTTGCATTGGAGTACAACGGCTTTTGTGATATCAAGAAGAAACACCCATAATTAAACAGAAGTTCCAAACGTTAATTAGTTTTTCATAGTAAAGCTAATGTCAGATCGCAATGTTACAGAAATTATGCGAGAAACCCTTAAATTTCACATAAGTTTTACTTAAAATGTGAGTTTTTGACCAAAGGCAGATCCGTCACTAGGTGAATATTTggtattgtttttgttgtagagTGAGAGAGTAGGAGACGAACCACCGGCCG
The Pomacea canaliculata isolate SZHN2017 linkage group LG2, ASM307304v1, whole genome shotgun sequence genome window above contains:
- the LOC112556911 gene encoding uncharacterized protein LOC112556911 yields the protein MAGVVVVTVVVAIVVVVKLRRKSDYKQDRASTRRGTKPDIPLEPPPTISHTAFDVVDNIYSKSRRGKSGDNCNEAGERNCEQPKIFTINNLVPPIPRDQQVFTPNEDYVDVASVKEPDYDDFVSSHVTGKLTK